One window of the Streptococcus parasanguinis ATCC 15912 genome contains the following:
- the gap gene encoding type I glyceraldehyde-3-phosphate dehydrogenase encodes MVVKVGINGFGRIGRLAFRRIQNVEGVEVTRINDLTDPVMLAHLLKYDTTQGRFDGTVEVKEGGFEVNGKFVKVSAERDPEQIDWANDGVEIVLEATGFFATKAAAEKHLHAGGAKKVVITAPGGSDVKTVVFNTNHDILDGTETVISGASCTTNCLAPMAKALQDNFGVVEGLMTTIHAYTGDQMILDGPHRKGDLRRARAGAANIVPNSTGAAKAIGLVIPELNGKLDGAAQRVPTPTGSVTELVVVLEKNVTVDEVNAAMKAVANESYGYTEDPIVSSDVVGMSYGSLFDATQTKVLDVDGKQLVKVVSWYDNEMSYTAQLVRTLEYFAKIAK; translated from the coding sequence ATGGTAGTTAAAGTTGGTATTAACGGTTTCGGTCGTATCGGACGTCTTGCTTTCCGTCGTATCCAAAACGTAGAAGGTGTTGAAGTTACACGCATCAACGACCTTACAGATCCAGTTATGCTTGCACACTTGTTGAAATACGATACAACTCAAGGTCGTTTCGACGGTACTGTGGAAGTTAAAGAAGGTGGATTCGAAGTTAACGGTAAATTCGTTAAAGTTTCTGCTGAACGTGATCCAGAACAAATCGACTGGGCTAACGACGGTGTAGAAATCGTTCTTGAAGCAACTGGTTTCTTTGCTACTAAAGCAGCTGCTGAAAAACACTTGCATGCTGGTGGTGCTAAGAAAGTTGTTATCACTGCTCCTGGTGGATCAGATGTTAAAACAGTCGTATTTAACACTAACCACGATATTCTTGATGGTACTGAAACAGTTATCTCAGGTGCTTCATGTACTACAAACTGCTTGGCTCCAATGGCTAAAGCTCTTCAAGATAACTTCGGTGTTGTTGAAGGATTGATGACTACTATCCACGCTTACACTGGTGACCAAATGATCCTTGACGGTCCACACCGTAAAGGTGACCTTCGTCGTGCACGCGCTGGTGCTGCTAACATCGTTCCTAACTCAACTGGTGCTGCTAAAGCAATCGGTTTGGTTATCCCTGAATTGAACGGTAAATTGGACGGAGCTGCACAACGCGTTCCTACTCCAACTGGATCAGTTACTGAATTGGTAGTTGTTCTTGAAAAGAACGTTACTGTTGATGAAGTAAATGCAGCTATGAAAGCAGTAGCTAACGAATCATACGGTTACACTGAAGATCCAATCGTTTCTTCAGACGTTGTAGGTATGTCTTACGGATCATTGTTTGACGCAACTCAAACTAAAGTTCTTGACGTTGACGGTAAACAATTGGTTAAAGTTGTTTCATGGTATGACAACGAAATGTCTTACACTGCACAACTTGTTCGTACTCTTGAATACTTCGCAAAAATTGCTAAATAA
- the rsgA gene encoding ribosome small subunit-dependent GTPase A, whose product MQGTIVKALAGFYYVESDGYIYQTRARGNFRKKGQTPYVGDQVEFSAEENSEGYILSIAPRKNSLVRPPIVNIDQAVVIMSAKEPDFNANLLDRFLVLLEHKGIHPIVYISKLDLLENMEDIHYYQGIYQAIGYDFVLSIEELLPLLTNQTTVFMGQTGVGKSTLLNKIAPDLELETGEISDSLGRGRHTTRAVSFYHLNGGKIADTPGFSSLDYEVTTSEDLNQAFPEIADVSHSCKFRTCTHTHEPACAVKPAVEREEIATFRYEDYLQFLSEIENRRETYKKVSKKMPK is encoded by the coding sequence TTGCAAGGAACCATCGTCAAGGCCTTGGCTGGCTTCTACTACGTGGAGTCAGACGGGTACATTTACCAGACACGGGCTCGTGGAAATTTTAGAAAAAAAGGACAGACTCCTTATGTGGGGGATCAGGTGGAGTTCTCTGCTGAAGAGAATTCAGAAGGCTACATTTTGAGCATTGCGCCTCGAAAAAACAGCCTCGTGCGCCCTCCTATTGTCAATATTGATCAGGCAGTAGTCATCATGTCAGCTAAGGAACCGGATTTCAACGCCAATCTTTTAGATCGTTTTCTGGTTCTTTTGGAGCATAAGGGGATTCATCCCATTGTCTATATTTCAAAACTGGACTTGTTAGAAAATATGGAAGACATCCACTACTACCAAGGAATCTACCAGGCTATTGGCTATGATTTTGTCTTGTCGATTGAGGAACTCTTGCCCCTTTTGACCAATCAAACCACAGTCTTTATGGGACAGACCGGTGTAGGAAAATCGACCTTGCTCAATAAAATCGCTCCGGATCTGGAGCTTGAAACGGGTGAGATTTCAGATAGTCTGGGGCGCGGTCGACACACGACTCGAGCTGTCAGCTTTTACCATTTAAATGGAGGAAAGATCGCAGATACGCCTGGCTTCTCCTCCCTTGATTATGAAGTGACGACCAGTGAAGACTTAAATCAAGCCTTCCCAGAGATCGCCGACGTGAGCCACTCTTGTAAATTTCGTACCTGTACCCACACGCATGAGCCAGCTTGTGCGGTGAAACCAGCCGTTGAAAGAGAGGAAATTGCGACTTTCCGTTATGAGGATTACTTGCAATTTTTAAGTGAGATTGAAAATCGTCGCGAAACCTATAAAAAAGTTTCGAAAAAAATGCCAAAATAG
- the rpe gene encoding ribulose-phosphate 3-epimerase, which translates to MKTMKLAPSILSADYANFESELKRLEAAGADYAHIDVMDGHFVPNISFGAGVVESMRPHSKLVFDCHLMVTNPEHHIEEFARAGADIISIHVEATPHIHGALQKIRQAGVKASVVINPGTPVDSIKHVLNLVDQVLVMTVNPGFGGQAFLPETMDKVRELAALREEKGLDFDIEVDGGIDDQSISQAKEAGANVFVAGSYVFNGDVNERVQTLRDAVNG; encoded by the coding sequence ATGAAAACAATGAAATTAGCCCCCTCAATTTTGAGTGCCGATTATGCCAATTTTGAAAGTGAATTGAAACGCTTAGAAGCAGCTGGAGCTGACTATGCCCATATCGATGTCATGGATGGCCATTTTGTGCCTAATATTAGCTTCGGGGCTGGTGTCGTAGAGAGCATGCGTCCACATAGCAAGTTGGTCTTTGATTGCCACTTGATGGTCACCAATCCCGAACACCATATCGAAGAATTTGCCCGTGCAGGAGCTGATATCATCAGTATCCATGTAGAAGCTACTCCCCATATTCACGGAGCTCTTCAAAAAATTCGTCAAGCGGGTGTGAAGGCTAGTGTCGTGATCAACCCAGGGACTCCTGTAGACAGTATCAAACATGTCTTGAATTTGGTGGATCAAGTCTTGGTTATGACCGTTAATCCAGGATTCGGTGGCCAAGCCTTCTTGCCTGAAACCATGGACAAGGTGCGCGAATTAGCCGCTCTTCGTGAAGAAAAAGGCTTAGACTTTGATATCGAAGTGGATGGTGGAATTGATGACCAAAGTATTTCGCAAGCCAAAGAAGCCGGGGCCAATGTCTTTGTAGCAGGCTCTTATGTCTTTAATGGAGATGTCAATGAGCGCGTTCAAACGCTCCGAGATGCTGTAAATGGATAA
- a CDS encoding CPBP family intramembrane glutamic endopeptidase — translation MSLSFLSKQNPLIDNIKKGKFLTPWFLAPFILYYITEYMSPVSTASTSFFLNKQHWIPDWWNILDLWSFLYTIIAFFLWVRLIEKRPIRTMGFSKGNGLSEFAKGCLVGGIMITTVLIVFLVTGNATFHRIQFSMPFLVSWILVLIGYIFQTAAEEIYIRGWLIPTISYHTNALLAILISATMFSYFHMNNNGASWFSTVHLFFFGVFTAVYALKRGNIWGPCGFHFAWNFLMGNVYGFHVSGFDSESSLMYFTTSNHTLITGGEFGPEGGIPGLVVCILALLWAIFILKDTSKEQDSLYPAALK, via the coding sequence ATGAGTCTTTCTTTTCTTTCTAAGCAAAATCCCTTGATTGACAATATCAAAAAGGGAAAATTTCTGACACCTTGGTTTTTGGCTCCGTTCATCTTGTATTACATCACAGAGTACATGTCCCCTGTTAGTACGGCATCGACTAGCTTCTTTCTCAATAAGCAACACTGGATCCCAGACTGGTGGAATATCCTTGACCTTTGGTCCTTCCTCTATACCATTATTGCCTTTTTCCTTTGGGTTCGCTTGATTGAAAAACGGCCTATTCGAACCATGGGATTTTCCAAAGGAAATGGGCTTTCTGAATTCGCCAAAGGTTGCCTTGTGGGAGGCATCATGATCACAACAGTCTTGATCGTCTTTTTAGTCACAGGGAATGCCACATTCCATCGCATTCAATTTAGTATGCCATTTCTTGTATCTTGGATTTTGGTCTTGATCGGCTATATTTTCCAAACTGCGGCAGAAGAAATTTATATCCGTGGTTGGTTGATTCCAACTATCTCCTACCATACCAATGCCCTTCTAGCTATCCTCATCTCAGCTACTATGTTCTCCTACTTCCATATGAATAACAACGGTGCTTCTTGGTTCTCTACTGTTCATCTCTTCTTCTTTGGGGTCTTTACAGCAGTCTATGCCCTGAAACGCGGGAATATTTGGGGACCTTGTGGCTTCCACTTTGCCTGGAATTTCCTGATGGGAAATGTCTATGGTTTTCATGTCAGTGGCTTTGATAGCGAATCATCCTTGATGTACTTCACAACTTCAAATCACACCTTGATCACCGGTGGTGAATTTGGTCCTGAAGGGGGTATCCCGGGATTAGTGGTCTGCATCTTAGCTCTTTTATGGGCCATCTTTATCCTCAAAGATACCTCCAAGGAGCAAGATAGCCTATATCCTGCGGCATTGAAATGA
- the rpsG gene encoding 30S ribosomal protein S7 codes for MSRKNRAPKRDVLPDPLYNSQLVTRLINRVMLDGKRGTAASIVYGAFEQIKEATGNDALEVFETAMENIMPVLEVRARRVGGSNYQVPVEVRPERRTTLGLRWLVTIARQRGEHTMVDRLAKEILDAANNTGAAVKKREDTHRMAEANRAFAHFRW; via the coding sequence ATGAGTCGTAAAAACCGTGCGCCTAAACGCGATGTATTGCCAGATCCGCTTTACAATTCACAATTAGTTACTCGTCTTATCAACCGCGTTATGCTTGATGGTAAACGTGGTACAGCTGCTTCAATCGTTTACGGAGCCTTCGAACAAATTAAAGAAGCTACTGGGAACGATGCTCTTGAAGTATTCGAAACAGCTATGGAAAACATCATGCCTGTACTTGAAGTACGTGCTCGCCGTGTCGGTGGTTCTAACTACCAAGTCCCAGTTGAAGTTCGTCCAGAACGTCGTACAACACTTGGACTTCGTTGGTTGGTAACAATCGCTCGTCAACGTGGTGAACACACAATGGTTGATCGTCTTGCAAAAGAAATTTTGGATGCGGCGAACAACACTGGTGCAGCTGTTAAGAAACGTGAAGATACTCACCGTATGGCTGAAGCTAACCGTGCATTCGCACACTTCCGCTGGTAA
- the fusA gene encoding elongation factor G: MAREFSLEKTRNIGIMAHVDAGKTTTTERILYYTGKIHKIGETHEGASQMDWMEQEQERGITITSAATTAQWKDTRVNIIDTPGHVDFTIEVQRSLRVLDGAVTVLDSQSGVEPQTETVWRQATEYGVPRIVFANKMDKIGADFLYSVSTLHDRLQANAHPIQLPIGAEDDFRGIIDLIKMKAEIYTNDLGTDILEEDIPAEYLEQAQEYREKLVEAVAETDEDLMMKYLEGEEITNEELKAGIRKATINVEFYPVLCGSAFKNKGVQLMLDAVLDYLPSPLDIPAIKGVNPDTDEEEERPASDEEPFAALAFKIMTDPFVGRLTFFRVYSGVLNSGSYVLNTSKGKRERIGRILQMHANTRKEIETVYSGDIAAAVGLKDTTTGDSLTDEKAKIILESIEVPEPVIQLMVEPKSKADQDKMGIALQKLAEEDPTFRVETNPETGETVISGMGELHLDVLVDRMKREFKVEANVGAPQVSYRETFRASTQARGFFKRQSGGKGQFGDVWIEFTPNEEGKGFEFENAIVGGVVPREFIPAVEKGLQESMANGVLAGYPMVDVKAKLYDGSYHDVDSSETAFKIAASLALKEAAKTAQPAILEPMMLVTITVPEENLGDVMGHVTARRGRVDGMEAHGASQIVRAYVPLAEMFGYATVLRSATQGRGTFMMVFDHYEDVPKSVQEEIIKKAKGEA; the protein is encoded by the coding sequence ATGGCACGCGAATTTTCACTTGAAAAAACTCGTAATATCGGTATCATGGCTCACGTCGATGCTGGTAAAACAACTACAACTGAGCGTATCCTTTACTACACTGGTAAGATTCACAAAATCGGTGAAACTCACGAAGGTGCGTCACAAATGGACTGGATGGAGCAAGAGCAAGAACGTGGTATCACTATCACATCTGCCGCTACAACAGCTCAATGGAAAGACACTCGTGTAAACATCATCGACACACCAGGACACGTGGACTTCACTATCGAAGTTCAACGTTCACTCCGCGTTTTGGACGGTGCTGTAACCGTTCTTGACTCACAATCAGGTGTTGAGCCTCAAACTGAAACAGTTTGGCGTCAAGCAACTGAATACGGAGTTCCACGTATCGTATTCGCAAACAAGATGGATAAAATCGGTGCTGACTTCCTTTACTCAGTAAGCACACTTCATGACCGTCTTCAAGCAAACGCTCACCCAATTCAATTGCCAATCGGTGCTGAAGATGACTTCCGCGGAATCATTGACTTGATCAAGATGAAAGCTGAAATCTATACGAACGACCTTGGTACAGATATCCTTGAAGAAGATATTCCAGCTGAATACCTTGAACAAGCTCAAGAATACCGTGAAAAATTGGTTGAAGCAGTTGCTGAAACTGATGAAGACTTGATGATGAAATACCTTGAAGGGGAAGAAATCACAAACGAAGAATTGAAAGCTGGTATCCGTAAAGCGACAATCAACGTTGAATTCTACCCAGTACTTTGTGGTTCTGCCTTCAAGAACAAAGGGGTTCAATTGATGTTGGATGCAGTCCTTGACTACCTTCCAAGTCCACTTGATATCCCTGCAATCAAGGGTGTAAACCCAGATACAGACGAAGAAGAAGAACGTCCAGCATCTGATGAAGAGCCATTTGCAGCTCTTGCCTTCAAGATCATGACTGACCCATTCGTAGGTCGCTTGACATTCTTCCGTGTTTACTCAGGTGTCTTGAACTCAGGTTCATACGTATTGAACACTTCTAAAGGTAAACGTGAACGTATCGGACGTATCCTTCAAATGCACGCCAACACTCGTAAAGAAATCGAAACAGTTTACTCTGGAGATATCGCTGCTGCCGTTGGTTTGAAAGATACTACAACTGGTGACTCATTGACAGATGAAAAAGCAAAAATCATCCTTGAATCAATCGAAGTTCCAGAACCAGTTATCCAATTGATGGTTGAGCCTAAATCTAAAGCAGACCAAGACAAGATGGGTATCGCCCTTCAAAAATTGGCTGAAGAAGATCCAACATTCCGCGTTGAAACAAACCCTGAAACTGGTGAAACAGTTATCTCTGGTATGGGTGAGTTGCACTTGGATGTCCTTGTTGACCGTATGAAACGTGAATTCAAGGTTGAAGCTAACGTTGGTGCTCCTCAAGTATCTTACCGTGAAACATTCCGCGCTTCTACACAAGCACGTGGATTCTTCAAACGTCAATCTGGTGGTAAAGGTCAGTTTGGTGATGTTTGGATCGAATTTACTCCAAACGAAGAAGGTAAAGGATTCGAGTTCGAAAATGCGATCGTCGGTGGTGTGGTTCCACGTGAATTCATCCCTGCAGTAGAAAAAGGACTTCAAGAATCTATGGCTAACGGTGTTCTTGCTGGTTACCCAATGGTTGACGTGAAAGCTAAGCTTTACGATGGTTCATACCACGATGTCGACTCATCTGAAACTGCCTTCAAGATCGCTGCATCTCTTGCACTTAAAGAAGCTGCTAAGACTGCACAACCAGCTATCCTTGAACCAATGATGCTTGTAACCATCACAGTTCCTGAAGAAAACCTTGGGGATGTTATGGGGCACGTAACTGCTCGTCGTGGACGTGTAGATGGTATGGAAGCACACGGTGCAAGCCAAATCGTTCGTGCTTATGTACCGCTTGCCGAAATGTTCGGTTACGCTACTGTTCTTCGTTCTGCAACTCAAGGACGTGGTACTTTCATGATGGTATTTGACCACTACGAAGATGTACCAAAATCAGTACAAGAAGAAATCATTAAAAAAGCTAAAGGTGAAGCTTAA
- the rpsL gene encoding 30S ribosomal protein S12 gives MPTINQLVRKPRKSKVEKSKSPALNVGYNSHKKVQTNVSSPQKRGVATRVGTMTPKKPNSALRKFARVRLSNLIEVTAYIPGIGHNLQEHSVVLLRGGRVKDLPGVRYHIVRGALDTAGVNDRKQGRSKYGTKRPKA, from the coding sequence ATGCCTACAATTAACCAATTGGTTCGCAAACCGCGTAAATCAAAAGTAGAAAAATCTAAATCACCAGCTTTGAACGTTGGTTACAACAGTCATAAAAAAGTTCAAACAAACGTTTCTTCACCACAAAAACGTGGTGTTGCAACTCGTGTTGGAACAATGACACCTAAAAAACCTAACTCTGCCCTTCGTAAATTTGCCCGTGTACGTTTGAGCAACTTGATCGAAGTTACTGCTTATATCCCAGGTATCGGACACAACTTGCAAGAACACAGCGTGGTTCTTCTTCGTGGTGGACGTGTAAAAGACCTTCCAGGGGTACGTTACCATATCGTCCGTGGAGCACTTGATACTGCAGGTGTAAACGATCGTAAACAAGGCCGTTCTAAATACGGTACTAAACGTCCAAAAGCATAA
- a CDS encoding DNA recombination protein RmuC, which produces MNIILLLIGLLNLGLLIYFLQRSDDTRPALREMLEDHEDHLTDQLDYRFEKERQASQITNQQLEIALTDRLTEMRVEIHQQTTALRAEMNEHFTKNRDKTDERMRQIQESNEVRLEQMRQTVEEKLEKTLQHRLQTSFETVSKQLESVNKGLGEMQTVARDVGTLNKVLSNTKTRGIMGELQLGQIIEDILTPAQYEREFVTVPQSSERVEYAIKLPGQGEEPVYLPIDSKFPLEDYYRLEEAYESGEKEEIERYRKALLASIKRFAKDIQQKYLFPPATTNFGILFLPTEGLYSEVVRNPEFFDRLRRDEQILVAGPSTLSALLNSLSVGFKTLNIQKSADDISKVLGSVKSEFHKFGGILAKTQRHLKNASNNIDDLLTRRTSAIERTLRQIESDEDLLGLDVYIEDGEDDGQN; this is translated from the coding sequence ATGAATATCATTCTGCTTCTGATTGGCCTGCTCAATCTGGGCCTCCTCATCTATTTCTTGCAACGGTCAGATGATACAAGACCGGCTTTACGAGAGATGCTGGAAGACCACGAGGATCATTTGACAGACCAGTTGGACTATCGTTTTGAAAAAGAAAGACAAGCAAGCCAGATTACCAATCAGCAGTTAGAGATCGCCCTGACAGATCGCTTGACCGAGATGCGAGTGGAGATCCACCAGCAGACGACGGCTCTGCGCGCTGAGATGAATGAGCACTTTACTAAAAATCGGGACAAAACAGATGAGCGCATGCGCCAGATCCAAGAGTCCAATGAAGTGCGGCTAGAACAGATGCGCCAAACGGTAGAAGAAAAATTGGAGAAAACCTTGCAACACCGTTTGCAGACCTCCTTTGAGACGGTTTCAAAACAATTGGAGTCGGTCAACAAAGGGCTGGGAGAAATGCAGACGGTGGCGCGGGATGTCGGAACCCTTAATAAAGTTCTCTCCAATACCAAGACGCGTGGGATTATGGGCGAATTGCAACTGGGCCAAATCATTGAAGATATCTTGACCCCAGCCCAGTATGAGCGAGAGTTTGTCACCGTTCCTCAATCCAGTGAGCGCGTGGAATATGCCATTAAGCTTCCAGGGCAAGGAGAGGAGCCAGTCTATCTGCCGATTGACTCTAAATTCCCACTGGAAGACTACTATCGTCTGGAAGAAGCTTATGAATCAGGAGAGAAAGAGGAAATTGAGCGTTACCGCAAGGCTCTTCTTGCTAGTATCAAGCGTTTTGCTAAGGATATCCAACAAAAATACCTCTTTCCACCAGCGACAACTAATTTCGGAATTCTCTTTTTGCCAACCGAAGGCCTCTATTCCGAAGTGGTTCGCAATCCAGAATTCTTCGATCGCTTGCGTCGGGACGAACAAATTTTAGTGGCAGGTCCAAGCACCCTATCAGCCCTCTTGAACTCCTTGTCTGTTGGCTTTAAAACGCTCAACATCCAAAAGAGTGCAGACGATATTAGTAAAGTGTTGGGATCGGTCAAATCAGAATTCCATAAGTTTGGAGGGATTTTGGCCAAGACTCAACGCCATTTAAAGAATGCTTCCAATAATATTGATGATTTGCTAACCAGACGGACCAGTGCCATCGAGCGGACACTCCGCCAAATCGAAAGCGATGAGGACCTGCTGGGACTAGATGTATATATAGAAGATGGAGAAGATGATGGTCAAAATTAA
- a CDS encoding 3'-5' exoribonuclease YhaM family protein has translation MVKINQMKKDELFEGFYLIKSAEVRQTRAGKNYLAFVFQDETGTIEGKLWDAQPHNVESFTAGRVVHMAGRREVYNNTPQVNQLNMRLPQAGEPNNPADFKEKPPVDPKELHEYLSNMIFKIENPVWQRIVRALYGKYEKEFYSYPAAKTNHHAFEAGLAYHTATMVRLADSIGDIYPQLNKSLLFAGIMLHDLAKVIELTGPENTEYTVRGNLIGHIALIDEEITKVLQDLKIDDQKEEVIVLRHVILSHHGLLEYGSPVRPKIMEAEIIHMIDNLDAEMMMMTTALGLVGPGEMTNKIFAMENRSFYKPNIDQ, from the coding sequence ATGGTCAAAATTAACCAAATGAAAAAAGATGAATTGTTCGAAGGATTCTATTTGATCAAGTCAGCAGAAGTGCGTCAAACGCGGGCTGGGAAGAACTATCTAGCCTTTGTTTTTCAGGATGAGACCGGCACGATCGAAGGCAAACTATGGGATGCCCAACCACACAATGTAGAGAGCTTTACAGCTGGGCGCGTGGTCCATATGGCTGGTCGTCGGGAGGTCTACAATAATACTCCACAAGTTAATCAATTGAATATGCGCTTGCCACAAGCAGGAGAGCCCAACAATCCAGCAGACTTCAAGGAAAAACCACCAGTAGATCCCAAGGAATTGCATGAATACCTGTCAAACATGATTTTCAAAATTGAAAATCCAGTTTGGCAACGGATTGTCCGTGCCCTCTATGGAAAATATGAGAAAGAGTTTTATAGCTATCCAGCTGCTAAGACCAACCATCATGCCTTTGAAGCAGGTCTCGCTTATCATACAGCGACCATGGTCCGCTTGGCAGATAGTATCGGCGATATCTATCCTCAATTGAATAAGAGTTTGCTCTTTGCAGGGATTATGTTACACGATTTGGCTAAAGTGATCGAGTTGACGGGTCCTGAAAATACAGAATACACTGTTCGGGGCAATCTCATTGGTCACATTGCTTTGATAGATGAAGAAATCACCAAAGTCTTGCAAGACTTGAAGATTGATGACCAAAAAGAAGAGGTAATTGTCCTTCGCCATGTGATCTTGAGTCACCATGGATTACTCGAATACGGTAGTCCTGTTCGTCCAAAGATCATGGAAGCAGAGATTATTCATATGATCGACAATTTGGATGCAGAAATGATGATGATGACAACAGCTCTAGGTTTGGTTGGTCCTGGCGAGATGACCAACAAGATTTTCGCTATGGAAAACCGATCTTTCTATAAACCGAATATCGATCAGTAA
- the purR gene encoding pur operon repressor, translated as MKLRRSERMVVISNYLINHPYELTSLNTFAERYESAKSSISEDIVIIKRAFEEMEIGNIETITGAGGGVVFTPSISDEESKEIVQDLCKQLSESDRILPGGYIYLSDLLSNPKILNRIGRIIAKAFRNKKIDAVMTVATKGVPLANAVANVLNVPFVIVRRDLKITEGSTVSVNYVSGSSGDRIEKMFLSKRSLKAGSRVLIVDDFLKGGGTINGMVSLLAEFDSELAGVAVFADNASTDREFFEHKSLLRVTNIDVKENKLNVEVGNIFD; from the coding sequence ATGAAATTAAGAAGAAGTGAACGGATGGTTGTAATTTCTAATTACTTGATCAACCATCCCTATGAATTGACTAGCCTCAATACCTTTGCAGAAAGGTATGAGTCTGCTAAATCTTCTATCTCAGAAGATATCGTGATTATTAAGCGGGCTTTTGAAGAGATGGAAATTGGAAATATTGAAACCATCACAGGAGCTGGAGGAGGCGTTGTTTTTACGCCCTCTATCTCAGACGAGGAATCAAAAGAAATCGTTCAAGACCTCTGCAAGCAATTGTCTGAAAGTGACCGTATTCTTCCTGGGGGTTACATTTACTTATCTGATCTTTTAAGCAATCCAAAGATTTTGAATCGTATCGGCCGTATCATTGCTAAAGCCTTCCGTAATAAGAAGATTGATGCTGTCATGACTGTAGCGACCAAGGGAGTTCCTCTAGCCAATGCAGTGGCAAACGTCTTGAATGTTCCTTTTGTTATTGTCCGCCGTGATTTAAAAATCACAGAAGGATCAACCGTCAGTGTTAACTATGTTTCAGGATCTAGTGGCGACCGTATTGAAAAAATGTTCCTTTCAAAACGTAGTCTAAAAGCAGGAAGTCGGGTTTTGATTGTGGATGATTTCCTAAAAGGCGGTGGAACGATCAACGGGATGGTCAGTCTTTTGGCTGAATTCGATTCGGAATTAGCAGGGGTAGCTGTTTTTGCTGATAATGCTTCAACAGATCGCGAATTCTTTGAACACAAATCCTTATTACGAGTGACCAATATTGATGTGAAAGAAAATAAATTGAATGTTGAAGTTGGAAATATCTTTGACTAA
- a CDS encoding thiamine diphosphokinase codes for MDNIAILAGGDSALLPKDHDVYVGVDGGCLKLLEKGLPLDIAVGDFDSVSETDLRQIRTQAKQVVQSVPEKNDTDLELALKATFEAYPEAAVTVYGAFGGRLDHFLSNIFLPTDPDLAPYMDQIQLVDGQNRLIYRPAGCHEIQPDPAMSYVGFMPVGEGHLEITGAKYPIHQENYFLKAMYGSNEFLDQPIQVSLDRGYLVIVYSKDRG; via the coding sequence ATGGATAACATCGCAATACTGGCAGGAGGTGACAGCGCGCTCTTGCCAAAAGATCATGACGTTTATGTAGGCGTTGATGGTGGCTGTTTGAAGTTACTGGAAAAAGGTCTGCCTTTAGATATAGCTGTGGGGGATTTCGATTCTGTCTCTGAGACCGATTTGCGCCAGATCCGAACCCAAGCCAAACAAGTTGTTCAATCCGTTCCTGAAAAGAACGATACGGATTTGGAATTGGCCTTGAAAGCGACCTTTGAGGCCTATCCAGAGGCTGCTGTCACCGTTTATGGTGCCTTTGGCGGTCGTTTGGATCACTTTTTGTCCAATATCTTTTTGCCAACCGATCCAGACCTAGCTCCCTACATGGACCAGATCCAATTAGTCGATGGTCAAAATCGCTTGATCTACAGACCAGCTGGTTGCCATGAGATTCAGCCGGATCCAGCCATGTCCTATGTTGGTTTTATGCCTGTCGGAGAAGGCCACTTAGAGATCACAGGGGCCAAGTATCCGATCCATCAGGAGAATTATTTTTTGAAGGCCATGTATGGCTCCAATGAATTTTTGGATCAACCGATTCAAGTGAGTCTTGATCGTGGCTATCTTGTCATTGTTTATAGTAAAGACAGAGGTTAA